The sequence TCGACCCGCTGACCGGCCCCGCGCCGCTGCTGGTGGGCACCGCGGGCAAGCCGGTCGAGCTGACGGTCACGCCGGCCGCGGGCGGCCCGGTCCGGCACGTGGTCGCGGTGCCGCTCGCCGACGAGGAGGCGCTGCGCTACCACGACTGGGTCGCCGACCGGCGCGCCTACGTCCACCGGGCGTCCGGCGGCCGGCTCGGCTACCTGCACGTGCCCGACATGGTCAGCAACGGCTGGGCCGAACTCCATCGCGACCTGAGGGTCGAGGTGGCCCGCGAGGGGCTGGTGGTCGACGTCCGCGAGAACCGCGGCGGGCACACCTCGCAGCTCGTGGTGGAGAAGCTGGCCCGCCGGGTCATCGGCTGGGACCTGCCGCGGTACGGCCACCCCTTCAGCTACCCGCAGGACGCTCCGCGCGGGCCCGTGGTGGCGGTGGCCAACGAGTTCTCCGGGTCGGACGGTGACATCGTCAACGCGGCGATCCGCACGCTCGGGATCGGCCCGGTGGTCGGCACCCGCACGTGGGGCGGCGTGATCGGCATCGACAGCCGCTACCAGCTGGTCGACGGGACCTCGGTGACCCAGCCGAAGTACGCGCTCTGGTTCGAGGGGTTCGGGTGGTCCGTGGAGAACCACGGGGTCGAGCCCGACGTCGAGGTGGTCGTCACCCCGCAGGATTATGCCGCCGGGCGCGATCCCCAGCTCGACCGTGCCATCGGGATGGCCCTGGAGGCGTTGGCGGCGAACCCGGCGAAGTCGGCGCCGCCCCTTCCGGGGTAGGCGGCACCCTCCCGGGTGCCCCTGTCCGTGGTTCTCGGGACCTTGCGGTGGGGCACCGCGGGACCCTCCCGGGTGCCCCTGTCCGTGGTTCTCGGGACCTTCCCCGTGTGGGTGGCTGGTCGCGAGGAGGCCCCGTAAAACGCACTTTGGTGCGGGACGGGATCGGCGGACCATGGAAGCCATGGGGGTTGTGGGGGCGTACTGCGGCTGCGGGAAGTGCATGGTCGGTGTGCGCCGACTGAGCCGGAAGACGGACGCCACGTCATCGCCGGAGCGGCAGCAGGAACAGGTCGAGGCCGCAGTCAAGTCCATCGGTGGTCACATCATCGCTTGGGCCGATGACTGGGAGGTTTCGGGAGCCACGAACCCACGTGAGCGGCCCGCGCTGGGTCCGTGGCTCCGGGACGAGATGGGTCCGTACTCCGGGATCGCGGGGGCGGCGGTTGACCGTATCGGCCGCAATCAGGTTGACGTCCTGGTCACGGCAGTGGAGATCCACAAGACCGGGCGGCTCCTTGTCACGCACGGGCACGACGGCCCGTGGAATCTGGACGACCCGGTAGATGAGATGCGCCTGTCGATGGAGTCGTTCGGCGCGCAGGTCGAGTTGCGGTCCATTCAGAAGCGCAACCGGGATGAGACTGCCCGGGCACGGCGTGCGGGTGAGCCGAAGCAGAAGAACAGTTACGGCTACCGGTACGTTCGGCTGTACGCGGGTACGAAGGTCGATCACGTCGAGTTGGACCCGGTAGCCGCTCCGGTGATCCGGAACGTGGCACGGCGCATTCTCACGGACCGCACGGGCAAGATCACGAAGTACACCGAGTCTGCGCGTCTGAACCGTGAGGGTGTGCTCGCGCCGTCGGATCACCGTGCGGTGATGTACGGGCGTAAGCCGCGCGGGGTGAAGTGGACCGGCCGTGTCCTGCGGGACATCCTGATCAGTGAGGCAGCACTCGGCTACCTGATACACGACGGCCGACCGGTGATCGGCAGTGATGGTG comes from Streptomyces sp. NBC_00448 and encodes:
- a CDS encoding recombinase family protein gives rise to the protein MEAMGVVGAYCGCGKCMVGVRRLSRKTDATSSPERQQEQVEAAVKSIGGHIIAWADDWEVSGATNPRERPALGPWLRDEMGPYSGIAGAAVDRIGRNQVDVLVTAVEIHKTGRLLVTHGHDGPWNLDDPVDEMRLSMESFGAQVELRSIQKRNRDETARARRAGEPKQKNSYGYRYVRLYAGTKVDHVELDPVAAPVIRNVARRILTDRTGKITKYTESARLNREGVLAPSDHRAVMYGRKPRGVKWTGRVLRDILISEAALGYLIHDGRPVIGSDGEPVRLAPGLWDRPTRNALIEATAPKQPAKARTVPRAPKSERLLSDLMTCGACHQKTNVGNNRGEHCYRCVGRLLGWPESAECKPAPKVTGRVADQAVTVWFLERYGTGQMMRQEFDAGTGYAVRITELKADRARLRDDRRAGLYDAPDDVKWFRTEYARMGREIAELEKLPERPAGMRLVPTGQTVADAWEQAPNDAARREILMSYEVRVVVHPRGADERFVITARSPFDLELAA